In the genome of candidate division KSB1 bacterium, one region contains:
- a CDS encoding alpha-amylase family glycosyl hydrolase, translating into MKFIFKIISIIAFIVILDCLNHITIAQVVKSNSPESQVFYHIFLRSFYDSNGDGHGDLKGLEEKLDYLQELGITSVLITPLYHSDFYHNYFPIDFEEIDPEFGTKEDYFGLLKEMHRRGMKLIMDMEIHYVTEDHLWYKDSYQNPASPYSNHILYNDANNTDPESIIYNLTELKSYDGKIIKVATTNLYHDSVRNYHYQLFKYWVDPNRDGNFEDGIDGFRIDHIMDDLDWKGKLTGLLSNFWKPLFAELRAINPDIIIIGEQAEWGYGGEYFAKADLDAVFAFPLSQAIRKFNSKKVQQQWLKTFQITPMGKHQFIFIENHDMPRIASVLDRNLSKLKVCAALNLLLKGVPIIYYGQEIGMTGANSLGQFGSTDGNDIPVREAFEWYRTVDGPGMALWYKSTGPWWDQSELKDNDGISLEEQQSDPTSLWSCYRQLIRLRRGNSALQTGSLEFLEDQNDDVLSFLRWDEAQAILVLMNLSDKSDSVSLDLSQFPMKIDLAEATELLQASPQKTLQIDPQKIRVSLDKFEIQVWQIK; encoded by the coding sequence ATGAAATTTATCTTCAAGATTATTTCAATTATTGCGTTCATTGTGATCCTTGATTGTCTCAACCATATAACTATCGCACAAGTGGTAAAATCAAACTCCCCAGAATCTCAAGTGTTTTATCACATCTTTCTCCGTAGCTTCTACGATAGCAATGGCGATGGACATGGGGACCTCAAAGGGCTGGAAGAAAAATTAGATTATCTCCAGGAACTGGGCATCACTTCGGTTTTGATCACTCCGCTCTATCATTCCGATTTTTATCACAACTATTTCCCAATTGATTTTGAGGAGATCGATCCAGAGTTCGGCACCAAAGAGGATTATTTCGGCCTGCTAAAGGAAATGCATCGCCGCGGAATGAAATTAATCATGGATATGGAGATCCATTATGTGACCGAAGATCATCTGTGGTATAAAGATTCTTATCAGAATCCCGCCTCGCCATATAGCAACCATATCCTTTACAATGACGCCAATAATACCGATCCAGAATCGATCATCTATAACCTCACTGAGCTGAAGTCCTATGATGGAAAAATCATTAAGGTCGCAACAACGAACTTGTATCATGACAGCGTGCGGAATTATCACTATCAGTTATTCAAATATTGGGTCGATCCCAATCGCGATGGCAATTTTGAAGACGGCATCGACGGTTTTCGGATCGATCATATTATGGACGATCTGGATTGGAAGGGCAAATTGACTGGTCTATTGTCCAATTTTTGGAAGCCGTTATTTGCAGAATTGCGGGCGATCAATCCGGACATCATCATCATCGGAGAGCAAGCGGAATGGGGCTATGGGGGAGAATATTTCGCCAAAGCGGATTTGGATGCCGTGTTCGCTTTTCCGCTCAGCCAGGCGATCCGTAAATTTAATTCGAAAAAGGTTCAACAGCAATGGTTGAAAACCTTTCAGATCACGCCGATGGGCAAGCATCAATTCATCTTCATTGAGAATCATGATATGCCTCGCATCGCTTCAGTTCTGGATCGCAATTTGTCCAAATTAAAAGTATGTGCCGCATTGAATCTGCTGTTGAAAGGGGTGCCGATCATTTATTACGGGCAGGAGATCGGGATGACTGGAGCGAACAGCCTGGGACAATTTGGCTCGACCGATGGCAATGACATCCCAGTACGGGAAGCGTTTGAATGGTATCGAACGGTTGATGGCCCAGGCATGGCACTCTGGTACAAAAGTACTGGCCCCTGGTGGGATCAATCGGAATTGAAGGATAATGACGGCATTTCCTTGGAGGAGCAGCAATCAGATCCGACTTCGCTCTGGAGTTGCTATCGGCAGTTGATCCGTTTGCGGCGCGGCAACAGCGCGCTCCAAACTGGAAGCCTAGAATTCTTGGAGGATCAAAATGACGATGTTTTATCCTTCCTGCGCTGGGATGAGGCCCAGGCAATTTTGGTGCTGATGAATTTGAGTGATAAAAGTGATTCTGTCAGCCTCGATTTGTCCCAATTTCCGATGAAGATAGATCTGGCAGAAGCAACAGAGCTGTTACAAGCTTCTCCTCAAAAAACTTTGCAGATTGATCCACAAAAAATTCGGGTGTCGTTGGATAAATTCGAAATCCAGGTATGGCAGATCAAATAG